The following is a genomic window from Triplophysa dalaica isolate WHDGS20190420 chromosome 22, ASM1584641v1, whole genome shotgun sequence.
gccgtcattcggtttATATATCTTAACAtgttttaagtctggtctaaaatctttatggctttattatattttccttgatcaaccacactgctgttttttagttggtataaatgcgCATTCTCAtaatttacaaggaaatgtcctagcattatgaggtacgacgtactgttaataagtgccgtcattcggttgttaatatattaatgattCAGCGCGTTATCTTAATGCATGGCTttatgtaagattgcctattccataataaataaagcagtgtgtcgtcatggatttaaagcttaaattgggggaggggtgcgaatttcgaataatcttcgaatagttctcattgatcttcaaatataatttttgctttaaatgcccatccctagtatttgtaatctgcttgttttgcgtgtttatgagtgaaagagtgCTATGGTTGCGCTTGTGTAGCTTAATCGTCCGCGTTTCACAACAAGGAAGCTTCCGTCAAACACCCCTTTGCGGCaatccatcaaaataaaagtaatttatttgagACCaagttataacattgttttattgacATTCTGCCAcagagttaaataaaaaattaagtaaatatgttgaattacaGTATGATGTGCTCCTTTGCACATGCTAAGTGGTATGCTAAGGAACACACACGTTTTGTAATgtggcattttctgtttgctcagaagcatttgtaaactgcagttctaaagTTCCGCTGTAATGAATAAAacctaaaatgtttaacatcttttcacaaaatgtgcttttacaTCAAATTATATAGCATAGGGTCGAAAATAGCATTGATAAGTACCGGTATCGATAAGCAAaatcttaacgatacccatccctaccAATCACAGCTTCGAATCATGTATTAGTCTTATTTTTATGACCAAAATTACTGGAATATTTAAGTCTTTCTCCGCAGTAATAAAAAAGATGTGGTGGCGCGTTAAGACATAAAGGAAAAACACTTATTACACAGATCTGCAGACACTCACTCACTGAAGACAACCGACTGTGCTAACGTGTATAATTGCCAAGACGGGGATTATAACGTGTCTGTCTGCACATTTATGCGCAATAAATTGCGAAAATAACTCAATCTGACACATGTTGCAAACAGTTTGAGTGGAGGATGTGTCCTGTGCATGTGCATTGCAGAGTGCTCGGACTGAAGATCGTCTTTTGAGAGCACGCGAGTACTTCATGCTTTGAAATGGTTTGTATTTGGGAATATGGGAATtgacatgatttaaaataatgtgcaaaTGCCTATTCCGTCAACTGATGCGCTTTCACTGAAACAGCTCGAACTAGCAAATGTTTTCAGTGCGAGTAAATCCAATCCTTCCAGTGGCTTAAGCGTCCTGCGTTGATTGGCTGGACACGTGACTCCGAACAAATTAGATGGGTggtgggcgggcattactctaggcaacaGACTATAGTGCCATGCCCATGTTCCGAcagctctcactaaatccttggctgcatTAATGCcaaataacacatttcaaaattaaattactttatctCCAAATCGGCTTTAAAAATAACTGatgtcaataataaaaaaaatgctttatatcaACATCGATAATCGGCCAGTTCGATAATCAGTCGACCTGTAGGAATGACGTTTACTCAGTCGTACACATCATGTTTGTAATGGTGGAAAACTGCAGTGAATACTGAAACTTTAGTTAGATTTCACTTATACTTCAAACGTTGTTGTAACTGTTTGTCTTATTTGTCCCTAGCTGCAATACAAGTTGTTTCTTATTATAAATCTAATCTAAACTAGCATAAATAAACTCTGCTCGGATTAACAAAatgcagggctctagactaacacTTCAGAGAGGTGACACTGGTGCTATCAAGTTATTCAGTTGGTGGCACCAGCCCTTAATTTGAGTCGTGGGGTGaggtaagaaaaaataataacttgaacttaattgaaatgaattgaatacattaaaaataaatcattgttaatgattatctttattttatatttaaactttcAACACTTGACcatatttaaagcacatctttctTAAAGGAGTTAAATAAAGTAAGAAAGTAGCTTTAAGAGAACTCCATTCCTTTAATATCAATGAGTGTTTTTGGGTCCTTCCTTTGTTGTTGACAACAAACATCGTAAATGGAGATCTTTATAatgctgctgcccctttaagaggtCTAGCAATATACTGGAGCATACATGTTTTGTTTCCTAACTGTTATGTTTACCGTTTTGTACCTTAGCCAGGGAAATTCTTGTATTCTGCAAATTTATTTCAGTTGCGACATTTAGCACTCGTCTGCTCTTTCGGTCATTCGCGATTCCCGGTTACCTGCGATTTAGGTCTTGGGGGCACTGATAGATAAGTGAATGGTTGAAGTAGTGGATACAAAAATGAGTGACTGAATGCGCCCCTtacacaatataacatttctacgcattaaatttataatacacaaaaattattatattgatCGGTTTGACAGTCGCACTGGTGCGTGAGCCCATTAAGAAATATTTGTCGCACTGGCAGGATAAATTGTCGCTACATGTGACCATTTAGTCacagtctagagccctgaaaTGACTCCTTTTGCTGAAAGAGATTCAAACATCCAAATCACTAAAATAACTAGAACTACATTCACTAGTGTACATTTACTGATCAGATCGCATAGAAACCTCAGTGTCTCAaatcgtagtatgttgaaaagagtattccaaagattctcGAATGGTCTATTACTTCCGTTAGAAATtcgaagtgcagaatgatgcacacTCTAACAGCTGATATAACCCACAACTCACCGCTGCattcataaattataaaactaatgcgtcactaaattaacaaatgtaagtaTACATTATGGCTGCAGTGTGCATTAGGGTGATGGTCCTCCGGTCTCTGAGCGGTGTGGAatcatatgttttcttttgagATGCTGCGGCATGGATGACGTGCTGTTGTGTAATGCTAGCTCGATCCTGCAATGGACACACACCACTGTGTTCTCTTTAGTTTCCAACTTGAAATGATCCCAAACCGGGGACAGTTTCTGTCGTTTATCCTGTTTAATTCTTTGCCACTGTTACCGCTCGCTTCCATTTTGCATCCCGCGCCTgtgatttcaaatgaaaactcCACCTATCCTTGCGTCTTCCGCTTTAGCGTAGTGTAAGCGCAATCCAACGTGATGTGGGCTTTGAAATTTTAAAGACGCTTCGAGGCAGAGCAATGTTAATCGagtattttttgtaattgagTAACTCAAGGAATCGTTGCAGCCctagtatacagtaaacatttcatACGAAATAATGAGtgaataaatactttaatgGTAAGAAGTGCTGTATTTTCACGTGTGTAACtgaagaaaacaacacaaaaacaatatctACTATTAGGGCTAGTGAAGTAGACGAACTGGAACACAGGGAAGAAGTTCTCAAGCGTTGATTACGTcatctgaagtggtctatagatgATGCTTTGTCAGGTTACTGATCAAACATCCCTGAATTTTTTCTATAagaatatttacaatttattggTTCTTggtatctgttttttttctttatgtgccttgtgtaatattttatgtacatttatctATGATATTATAGATGTAgtatattatgtttaataaaaagaaaaatgttattaagaCGCTACTGGTACTTTGTTTGTATAGAAGGATTGTCAcaatgttgaaatatttcacttgATAGATTTGTGCGGTTGCTTTTAGTATAAAGTGTATTTGCTGTTTGCGTCAGGAAGTTATCTGTagattgttttaaattgattaGATGGTaagattatattttttttaatgattattgattccacatttgacaaaaaaagaaaacctgTTAATGTGCTTGAAACTGAAATGTGCAATAAGTGGTTAGtaatatgaatgttttatattgaCATTTGTTTCCAGTAACCAGTGACAAGTTACTACTGTATTTAGAGAAATCCCACATTAAGGTTTGTGTGATTTTGGTGGgagtgtttatgttgtttatattttgtttttgtcaaaatCACGTTAGTAATTAAGATAAGTTGTATTTGTATATTGATTTTCTGTCATTGGTAGtggtacttttattttgaaatacgGCTGGTGTATGAAATGGCTGACTGTACAGAATTTTCAGTTCCTGCAAGCAGGTGACAAACCTGAGTTTTGCGTGTCAGTTCAAGTTGGTTTCTACAATGGACTTGAATGAGTGATAAGGAAGACTATATCCCTTTCATGTATCGTGCAGCCAACAAggtattttgttatatttgctaatttctgtgttgtgtttgaggTTTTGTTAGTTATGTAAGCTTTGGTTTGTATTTGAGTTAATTTGCTTTGTACAGAAACCGCTTGTTTGCAAATGCTTGAGGGGAGGATTCTGCCATGACCCTCACTTAAATTTTTATCCATTTTAGCAAAGTGAAATCTAGACAtccaacatttataaataaaataagatataaacgatttcaattatttaaatgaagtaaTAGAAACTATTAAGGGgcaaaatgacatttaatagTAAAGGGGGAGATAAAACCCTTATTTATGTCTCTTTTGTATAACATATGCAAGTCAAAGTATTTAACTTCCCTGCATGGATTTGTCAGGTTGTCATCTACACAAGTGTACACTTATAGCAGTGGAATAAGCAATTTTTACAACAATCACATTTTCAGCCTATGACAGCAGTTTTTGGTGGGCATCCTAATACTGTAAAAGACTACTGTTTTGATCTTTTACGTTACTGATGTCCTCTCGTGATTGTCTTCATACCATAGCATTTGTTATAGaatattatttgatttgattctgTTGACTTTGGGAGACTGGGCAGGCAAACTGGATGTTTGAGGCCGTCTTGCAGGTTTAACCTTCACAGCGTACTCTGGTTGTGAAACAATAACACATGATCTTTGTGGCTTGAGTTCACAAGGCTTGAATTCGGTGATCTGGTGCCATGCCAAGGTGCAGACGTCCAACCCATGGGTTTGCTACCATCTGATTCCCTGTCTGCTGTAAGATACATTGAGAGAACATTTTTCTTACTCTAAAAATTGCCTTTGATTCACAATTCGGATTaggatttaaaaaatcttaaatcttaaGATTCAGCATGTTACATGTCATCGTGCCGCAGATGTGATGTCAAATCTGGCTGTTACTTTTCAAAGTCATATGACATGCGGCTCAAATTTATATAAGACTGCTTTTATCTGAAGCGAGGTCATGTGATTAAATGACGTAGATAACATGGGCTGAATTTGTTGTTTCGTTCTCTTAGTCTTAAACTTAACTCTctcgtttttttgttttctaggATTTGCCTGATTTCAGAGAGATGGCCCAGGAGACAAACCAAAGTCCCGTGCCCATGCTCTGCGCCACTGGCTGTGGTTTCTATGGCAACCCTAGGACTAGTGGCATGTGCTCGGTTTGCTACAAAGAGAAcataacaagacaaaacaatggaGGTGTCAGTCCTATTAGCTCAATGGGTACGTGAGCGCAAACTCTCCTCCACCTGTCCGCTCCATGGATGAATGGTTCATGAGATCTTTCTTTGAAGCGTGGTTCATCAacatagatgttttttttttgcagtaggTTCTAGCGGTGTAACTGGCAGTCCCACCTCCGAAGCCTCAGCCATTCAGATCATTGAAGCAACGCTAAACAATTCTTCAGCTGCTAGTGCCGAGTCGCCCAACAGCTCCTCTGGCGCTGCTCTTCCGGTTACACAACAGATGACTGAGATGAGCATATCCTGTGAAGACGATGCGGCCTCTCCAAAAGTAGAACTTCCCGAACCAGGTGTCTTATTGCTCTGTTGAACTCTTAGTACCAGGAAGAtttatttctgataaaaaaTTAGCGATGTGcaatgaatgaaaaacaaagttaatcttttaaaaatacaagttGCTTTTCTACCAAACCAAATTGCCTTCAGTGTTAGATGATAGAGAtataaatgtatgcttttatttgcatgtgtgtgattCCTGTAAATATCTTTGCAGTTGTTACTCAGCCAACTGCATCCACTGCATCTCCAAGTACAGCTGGTAGCGACGAAGCCAAGACGCCAGAGGCCACCAAACCCAAGAGGAACAGATGTTTTATGTGTCGCAAGAAGGTTGGCCTGACAGGTGAGCGAAATAACCTGTCCTGAACGAAAACTTTGCTTCAACCAGCGAGTCGTGAAGTGTTTGTTAGATCATGTGACGAGgtactcattttttttttcttcgtcAGGGTTCGACTGCCGCTGTGGGAATCTATTCTGTGGACTTCATCGTTACTCGGACAAACACAACTGCCCATACGACTACAAGGCGGAGGCTGCAGCCAAGATCCGCAAAGAGAATCCTGTCGTTGTTGCCGACAAGATTCAGAGAATATAAATCTTGCACCTTGATTTTGCGAGAGATCGGATAAAAGGACTCGCGCTTGACCTGTGATTCTAAAGACtaggttttttttaattgcagtaTGGGAAAAGAATCGTCTTTCTAAGCCAATGCATGAGTGATCACTTCGTTTCCATCGTTCTATTTGATTTCTGTGTTTCTTCACGAGCTAAAACaaatagtgaaaacaaaaagaatgttTAAGGTATCTTGCCAGATCTGTTTCTTAGTGGGCGAGTTGCTGTAAATTGGAGTCTGATTGTTGTGTTGAAGGCTGACCGTCATACAGTGTGATCGTTGCTCATTTCTTTGTGATTGTGTCCCTTGATACGGGACTCAAGACTGTTACCACTCTGCCCTGAGCGCCGTTGGAGCAACAGTGCATGGCTGGCTCATGTAGCAAATGGACGCTCTTTACTCTGGGTTGAAACGCTCCCCATCACGTCAGGCTTTCGACATTTATAAGTGACGTTTTCTGCTTGAGCATTGATCATCAATTATCAGGCTGTTGGAATGATCTTTGTTCTTTCAACTATGTGAAAAAAGTTTAAACCGTTGACAGACtatgtgaaaaatatattatcCCATTCAGATGGTTCATGCAGCCAGACCAGAACGCTTGATCAGTTTTGAGCAACTACTTCCATGATACAACTGTCTGTGTCAAGTATGCCTGGGGTTAAACATTGTGACCATGTGAAACAATGGCTTTGTTCCCCTACAATCCtttaagtgaaataaaatagatttttatgttCCATACTTGCGTGTTGCGTTGTAAagcaccatttttttaaatgtggtttCTGTTCAAGAAGTTGGATTTTTAAATGGCTGTTTTGCATGGTTAATGAACGGAGTATTTTAAAGTTGACTGTGTATTTGAAGTCGGTTTATTTTTTGCTCTAATTCACTTCATGTTtgggttttttgtgtgaatctCTTTTCAATGGGTATTGTAGATTGATTGTCACATTCTTTAAATACAGGTAAGAAAAAtggtattgtttttgtcatttaatcaGTCCCATTAGTTTGCTTGAGTATTGTGTGTTGGTGTGAAAATGCAAGTATGTATACAAGCAGACtctgtgaatttttttacaagGCTCACTCCGTTTTCTGTTTTGGGTCTGGCTGCACAGTactgtttgtttagttttagcGAGTTTACATAGTAAATTAACCATCGGTTTTGATTTTAGTTATGCAAGTTTGTACAAAccatctttatttattatatgtattgCACATATAATCTTGTTACCCAACATTACTGCGAAATTGTAtcatgtaaataaaattatgtacagagatattaaaatgtgttttgtttcatttctgctGTCGTCTCAAGCTGTTTTACACATTGATTGTTTTCATTAGCTCAATGTTTATTATtctacacaaaaaacatttacactgAACGAAAGCAGCAGTTCACTGCAGCTCAAGCTAAGGTAGTTTCGGGTCAAGACTATGTAAATAGAAAATTTTACAAACAACTTTAGCTATACTCAACATTGCGACAGCTTTGATTAAACAACCAATAACTACAGTCCTGCAATAAACAAAGCTCAAAATTAACACCAGTGACTGATTAGTGCATATTCtgaaatttagaaaaaaaaacgatGAATAGATCATccaacaaaaacaactttaGCTATACTCAGCATAGctcaacattgtttaaaaagcattaaacaGTCCAGAGTGAACAATACCGCTTAATATTAGCCCCTGTGTGTTGTTAATGAACAGGTTGGCGACGTTTGGCTCGCCTGATGAAGGCTTTGGTGTTCCATTTATTGGGAGGAAGCATGTAGGGTCCGTTGTGCACACACAGAATGGTCATCTCCTCTGCGTACTGCAGGTTCTGTAGAAGCTAAACACAGAAGGGTTAAATGAAACCAAAACCAAACCCTCCCACAGTCACAAGGCAAAACTTACCTTGGGTGTGATGAAGAAATACTGTGATGTATTTATGCCGCAAGCAGTCCTCACAACAATGTCGAACACTCGTCGCTCATTCACAGGGTCCATACCCTACTCGTAGCAGAATaggtgttaaaaaaatgtaatttatgatttaatttGCAATTTATGCTTTAAATGCAGCTGTACTGTTACTCTAGTATTGTTTGAGTGCATCACCTGATTGATCTCATCGACCACTCTAAAGGGACAGAGGTTAAGGTCCTGCAGGGCCATGAGGTACAGCATCGTGGATACACTGCGCTCTCCTCCACTCTGATGGTGAGGGGTGAGCTCGTGCAACTGAGTGCTACTGCGAAACTTCACACGGATGCGGATGCCGTACTTATCATACTCCTCCTGAAGCGAAAAAATACAAGTCATTACAAACAGCATTCAACCAGAGTGCTCAAACTGCGCAGTTTAAACGATCACCGCACAAAAGAATTACTGCCACTAAAATACCTTTCAagtattttgttcatttagaGCGACCGAACGTcatatgagtgtgtgtggggAAAGCTAAAGCCGGTTCAACATCTTGAGAAGATGTGCGATACAAAGTGGAAGGTGTGTAAATACTCACATCATTCTCGGAGTGAAGATCCACCTCTCCAGCACACTGCATTGAGCGGAAGAAATCACTGAATCTCTCGTTTATCTGCTCGACCAACAGCTTCAGAGGATTCAGCCAGCGCTCCTTAGCCTGACGAACAGTTACATGATCTAAAATTACTAAATACAGGTGTACGTgggaaccaaaacattttatgaCTACTGTATAGTAACATTCATGTGAGACACTTCAGATGTACGTGATCGTCTGGACTCACCTCAGCGATGTTTTGTCTGTAAGTGTTTAGTGCATTGGCCTTCTCATCTAGCTCCCTCTCCATGTTCTTAATCTCCTGCTCACGGCGGTTATATTCCTCCACCACCTAAAAAGTGAAAGTTCCGTCAtctttttctcaccctcttgtcatttcaaacctgtttgacttccttccttccgcagaacacaatagaagatatttggatgaatgttgttaacagcccccattcacttgcattggtacAAATGAAGTGAATAGAGGGGTATTATTCTGTTagttttgtattctgcagaagaaagtcaaacaggttttaaatgacaagatggcGTGTTAATgtagacagaatttttattttgaaagtgaactatcactttaatggaATTCGGGGCACAAAAGattagacaaaaaaatgaatattggaTAGATAGGCACTACAAACGGGTCCAAATATGACACAAGCTCAAGTAGGTGTCTGGAATTTGTCCGACAGCGTCAGCTCCAAATGTTTTTGAGACTTTAACAAAGCATCAACAGGCTCATCTATTATAGTGAaaaagtgttgtgtttgtcttaCATTGTCACTGAGACCAGTGAAGCACTCGGCTCTGGCCTTCTCCTCATTCAACATGGCATCAATCTCATCCAGAGTATCAGGCAACTGGCTGAACGCCTACAAAGACGAAACAAATATTgatgtaaaataacaaactacAGACTGAAGACATTTGATATGTTTGATATGGTGTTATTGGGTTGGTCACTGACTGCATGTAATTCTTCTGGGACTGCCGTCTCTTTAGGAGTCATGTTGCAGATCTCACTGGCCCTTCTCATCAGGGTCTTACACGTGGCCAACAGGTTGGTCTTCACTTGGTCCAGCTTAGTATACGCTAGCTGCACAGCAGAGCACAAACACATGACATTTCATCAGCCCATTCCCCAGACAACCCGACCCAGGACCTTGTGTGACTGCTCGTCTCTCTCACCTCAGCTCGCTTGAGCTCCGCTGAACTGTCTCTGCAGTCCGTTTCCAGTTTGGTTTTCTCAGCAGCGAGACCTGCGCTCTGAAGAGCCAAATACACCTTCTCCATACTCAGCTTTGCCTTCGTCTGCACAAAACCACACAGAGCAATAAGAAACAAAGCATTCAGGAAAGACACAGCttccaataaataaatgacacgGACAATAAATCTAACATTTTACAATACAGAAACATCAGAGAACAACAGTCAGAACTTCTCACCCACtgtttaagaatttttttaatgtaaagcaTAAACAATAGTCTTGTAAAAGCTCTATGCACGCATGTTGCAGATGGAGGGTTTTTGAACCGAGTCTGCAGAAACACACCTTCATGTGACTCAGATACTCTGCCATTATGACCAGTTTCTCGTTGTTTACAGCGGAGATCTTTGCATTTGTTTCCTCTTCGACCGCCTGCAAGTTGATCTTGTTCTGTTCCATCTGCCTCAAACTACACAAAAAACCCAGCAGAAACCAGTTAAAGGAAACCTAAGAATGATGTACAAGTTGAGAGAGACACAGGGAGATCAGGTGTGGTTTGGTAGAAGGCACCTGTCCTGTTTTGTGCTGATCTTCTGCTCCAGGTTTCTCTTCTTGCCTTTAAGCTCAGACAGTTGCTTTTTTTTTGCACGCAGATCATTATCACGGCGACTCAGAATAGTCAGTTCCTCACGAATGGCTCTCATTCGCTCATCGATAATCCTAACCCGCTCTTCAGCTACCTGTGGACAAGGggtcaaatgtattttatttaaatatttagcaTGTTAGAGCTTTATAAAACGCAGTTACAACCAAATTGTAACGACTAAAGCGATGTTGTTAAATCACTGATGACAAGGCGACCGATGGGCATCTCTCACCCTCAGATGTTCCTCCAGTTGTCGTTTCTCCTCAGTATCTATAGCCACAGTGAGGAACTGAGAGGGGCGTAGGGCGGAGTTACTGGAGATCACATTATTAGAGTAAGAGGAGGTCTTCACTGTGTACTTTTCCTCAGCGGTGTAGATAATCCTCAGCCTTGCCTCGCTAATCACCTGAGaaaaacaaatcctttattAAACACCTAAAAACTTCAGGTTTATTAAGTGAATGATTGGTCATTCTGTACAAACTTTACTGAAAATGTGATCACATAATGGATAACAATCATACAAACCTGGTTCCTCCAGTTTGAAATGTAGGTTCCTGATATGATCTTGAAGATCTACAGACAACCTTCCAGCTTTAAAATCATTGTGAAATTAAACCATACCGTTTCTATCATGTTCTTGGTAGTCTCTGTTCCCACTGGCACATCATTAACTCGGTACTGATGACAAAGGTAACTCATAACCTCATCGGGAGCGTCAAACAGCTCACGGAGGTATGAGAAGAAGCCGTAACgcctgaaaaaaacaaatcaatcgCTAGCACATCCTAGAATAACATACAGAAGAATCAGGGATAATAACTGGTCAAATAGCACGTTACCTTAACGTATCAAGGGGTCGTGATGGCAGCCGATTCGAGCATGAATCTGGAGGAGCAATCACACTGTTAACCCTCAAATTCTGTGTGTCTCGGACctgagagaaaaacaaattaatcaaATAGTTAGCAGTTTCTATGCACTTTACACAATGTGTGTAAATCAAATCAGTTACGTTTCTTCTTAAGCACTTTCTAGAGTTtttgaacagaaaacacaacagagaaaTTCAAATAGACATAAAAATGCATCATAAAACATGATATAGAAAACACTTAATTGCTTCATAATTTgcatagaaagaaagaaaattagcAATACTGTGTATAAAGATCAAATTGACTTGACTTGTTTCTGTTCTTAACGTTCAAGGCTTAAATTCACATTTTCCTTTTATATGTTAGAGAACACAGTTTAACAAATGTTAGTTTTGCCTTACGTCTTTACAGTTCTTGTACGATTTTGTGGTGCTAATTATCGtggtcatatttattttcatgtagcatcaatgttttagtgtatatttaatttaattattaatactaTATTGgtatactgaaaataaacagaaactgtaaaaattttcacttattttaaacttattttccaattgtcacTGTCACAAAATCCTAGAAATTTCAGTAGCACAGGGAAGgtgggatggatggatgatgggTGACTACGTCTGGAACTGGTTCATGAGGACAtattataaaagacaaaaacgatCAAATGTAAAACTTTAGAAGTTTtggacaacttattttttgtaaacgTGATGATGTTACTCATGAGCTCAGTGTTATTGAACCTTGTACTTTCATGCATTTTCTCTGA
Proteins encoded in this region:
- the zfand5b gene encoding AN1-type zinc finger protein 5b isoform X1 translates to MAQETNQSPVPMLCATGCGFYGNPRTSGMCSVCYKENITRQNNGGVSPISSMVGSSGVTGSPTSEASAIQIIEATLNNSSAASAESPNSSSGAALPVTQQMTEMSISCEDDAASPKVELPEPVVTQPTASTASPSTAGSDEAKTPEATKPKRNRCFMCRKKVGLTGFDCRCGNLFCGLHRYSDKHNCPYDYKAEAAAKIRKENPVVVADKIQRI
- the smc5 gene encoding structural maintenance of chromosomes protein 5 encodes the protein MDVPQKRKRVSHEKTNSKLFNSQPTPSTNTNEEGFVEGSIVRIAMDNFLTYDHSEVFPGPKLNMIVGANGTGKSSIVCAICLGLAGKTAVLGRGDKVGLYVKRGCNKGKVEIELYRACGNLIITREIQVENNQSTWMINKKHSSQKAVEEAVRELHIQVGNLCQFLPQEKVGEFAKMSKIELLEATEKSVGPPEMYEFHCELKTFRSKERELENTCKEKANFLEKARQRNERNKLDVERYYMKKRHLDRIQMLEKKKPWVEYETARKQLEGVKKERDEMKTTLKSLKEAQQPLLRKIRSVESQLQPIEQQMKEMTNGIKEASQKCKQKQDRLELKNKVVDDIRQELSLKQTEEADRQKRIGHTVLMIKDLQKELHNVGSQEDVTPQIEAINVDLKAIQEAKAQLESENLDLRREKDEAFGELNRLQNRMRSLDDMMRMKEEKLRTRFRDTYTALMWLRKNKNLFQGNVYEPMMLVINVRDPRYARYVESHIPVNDLRAFVFQKQEDMETFMTEVRDTQNLRVNSVIAPPDSCSNRLPSRPLDTLRRYGFFSYLRELFDAPDEVMSYLCHQYRVNDVPVGTETTKNMIETVISEARLRIIYTAEEKYTVKTSSYSNNVISSNSALRPSQFLTVAIDTEEKRQLEEHLRVAEERVRIIDERMRAIREELTILSRRDNDLRAKKKQLSELKGKKRNLEQKISTKQDSLRQMEQNKINLQAVEEETNAKISAVNNEKLVIMAEYLSHMKTKAKLSMEKVYLALQSAGLAAEKTKLETDCRDSSAELKRAELAYTKLDQVKTNLLATCKTLMRRASEICNMTPKETAVPEELHAAFSQLPDTLDEIDAMLNEEKARAECFTGLSDNVVEEYNRREQEIKNMERELDEKANALNTYRQNIAEAKERWLNPLKLLVEQINERFSDFFRSMQCAGEVDLHSENDEEYDKYGIRIRVKFRSSTQLHELTPHHQSGGERSVSTMLYLMALQDLNLCPFRVVDEINQGMDPVNERRVFDIVVRTACGINTSQYFFITPKLLQNLQYAEEMTILCVHNGPYMLPPNKWNTKAFIRRAKRRQPVH
- the zfand5b gene encoding AN1-type zinc finger protein 5b isoform X2; translation: MAQETNQSPVPMLCATGCGFYGNPRTSGMCSVCYKENITRQNNGGVSPISSMGSSGVTGSPTSEASAIQIIEATLNNSSAASAESPNSSSGAALPVTQQMTEMSISCEDDAASPKVELPEPVVTQPTASTASPSTAGSDEAKTPEATKPKRNRCFMCRKKVGLTGFDCRCGNLFCGLHRYSDKHNCPYDYKAEAAAKIRKENPVVVADKIQRI